From the Leptospira sp. WS60.C2 genome, one window contains:
- a CDS encoding motility associated factor glycosyltransferase family protein produces the protein MSQMIDPISSEIFERKPYLQNYFKNFHSENQWDLVSAKKDGEYYVSLDRNPLSSSFSPLTQAIRLLETYALKPTDVVIVLGLGNPHLLTSVSEKLNPGQILILVGEDETLVPILWDQFLKPILQVPGRHLFSGELFYPLYFNYLESLPIERVSGLKLIRNPTDTNRNPIYKELEDKTQTVFQAKMSDLLTKFEFERLWIKNSVFNLVHAEKSPPIKYPISTLRDKFKGLTAVLVSAGPSLRKNLPWLQEVRDKVFVFSCDTSLKVLIKAGIKADGVVTLDAQTNSFFHFMGESLKEIPLFADLVSSPTLLREPMFQTVVHSVTAKYQVDAEGSLVREVTAGGELAEQVFQDVGDIQSGGSVATTAFDMLRYMGFSNVFFLGQDLAYSGREIHSTGTHHNEKWLTLVNRKNSLERINEVIIRKRETRFVPSSSGGQVLTDYVLDLYRHWFEESAQSVKEMSLWNVNEDGAEIVGIPSLSPMAAKEKLNDVPNHNYPWRDLPIWSGNGSKDNAFAVKEKGKGFTKETNPKKSKQNQADQYTISSLEMNPNRGEGLFQKIKTDLSFIESKLDDFVIETETTSFQDSEIWIWMQSESYLRRLVRKTEIYLLRHKDLDIKRKNQIMIQSIQKEIRYLKRSLYPMMDSFPEKG, from the coding sequence ATGTCCCAAATGATCGATCCGATTTCCAGTGAAATTTTTGAACGGAAGCCTTACTTACAAAATTATTTCAAAAACTTTCACTCGGAAAACCAGTGGGATTTGGTTTCGGCAAAGAAAGACGGGGAATATTATGTCTCATTAGATAGAAACCCTCTCTCCTCTTCCTTCTCTCCCCTAACACAAGCCATACGACTCTTAGAAACCTATGCGTTAAAACCTACGGATGTAGTCATTGTACTCGGACTTGGAAATCCACATCTACTCACAAGTGTAAGTGAAAAATTAAACCCTGGTCAAATCTTAATCTTAGTGGGAGAAGATGAAACATTGGTTCCGATACTATGGGATCAATTCTTAAAACCTATTTTGCAAGTGCCAGGTAGGCATTTGTTTTCAGGTGAACTTTTTTATCCCCTTTACTTCAATTACTTAGAATCCCTTCCCATAGAACGAGTGAGTGGACTCAAACTCATACGCAATCCCACTGACACAAACCGAAATCCAATCTACAAAGAATTAGAAGACAAAACCCAAACAGTTTTCCAAGCCAAGATGAGTGACCTACTCACTAAGTTCGAATTTGAACGGCTGTGGATTAAAAACAGTGTTTTTAATTTAGTCCATGCAGAAAAGAGTCCTCCTATCAAATATCCTATTTCAACACTTCGAGACAAATTCAAAGGTCTTACCGCCGTACTTGTGTCAGCTGGTCCAAGCTTACGAAAGAATCTTCCTTGGTTACAGGAAGTAAGAGACAAAGTTTTTGTATTCTCTTGTGATACTTCTTTGAAAGTTCTGATCAAAGCGGGTATCAAAGCAGATGGTGTGGTCACTCTCGATGCACAAACCAATTCTTTTTTTCATTTTATGGGCGAATCCTTAAAAGAGATTCCACTGTTTGCTGACCTAGTGAGTTCCCCCACCTTGTTACGAGAACCAATGTTTCAAACCGTTGTCCATTCTGTCACCGCTAAATACCAAGTGGATGCGGAAGGCTCCCTTGTGAGAGAAGTCACTGCTGGAGGAGAACTTGCCGAACAGGTATTCCAAGATGTGGGAGATATTCAATCAGGTGGCTCTGTGGCAACAACTGCCTTTGACATGTTACGCTATATGGGATTTAGCAATGTATTTTTTCTAGGCCAAGACCTTGCCTATTCAGGTCGTGAGATCCATTCCACCGGCACACACCACAATGAAAAATGGTTAACCTTGGTGAATCGAAAGAACAGTCTTGAACGTATCAACGAAGTGATCATTCGAAAACGCGAAACGCGCTTCGTGCCCTCTTCCAGTGGAGGACAAGTATTAACCGATTATGTACTCGATTTATACCGTCACTGGTTTGAAGAATCCGCTCAAAGTGTAAAAGAGATGTCTCTATGGAATGTCAATGAAGATGGAGCAGAGATTGTCGGTATCCCATCTCTTTCGCCAATGGCCGCCAAGGAAAAATTAAATGATGTCCCTAACCACAATTACCCTTGGCGAGACCTTCCCATTTGGTCTGGAAACGGGTCAAAAGACAATGCATTCGCTGTCAAGGAGAAAGGAAAAGGTTTCACGAAAGAAACTAATCCTAAGAAATCGAAACAAAATCAAGCGGACCAATACACCATCTCCTCGTTGGAAATGAACCCCAATCGTGGCGAGGGACTGTTTCAAAAGATCAAAACAGATCTCTCTTTTATCGAATCTAAGTTGGATGATTTTGTGATCGAAACAGAAACAACTTCCTTCCAAGATTCGGAAATTTGGATTTGGATGCAAAGTGAATCCTATCTGCGTAGGCTCGTACGAAAAACAGAGATCTATTTGTTACGACACAAAGATTTGGATATCAAACGGAAAAATCAGATTATGATCCAGTCCATTCAAAAGGAAATTCGGTATTTAAAACGAAGTCTTTATCCAATGATGGATTCATTTCCTGAAAAAGGATGA
- the der gene encoding ribosome biogenesis GTPase Der → MKGLPIVTIVGRQNVGKSTLFNAILRAQSAITENTAGVTRDVLQKTVERSEFKIPFTLSDTPGLDIENIDEISKEIIEIAFEHLRNSDLILHVIDHKDLRKYDHKLIDLFKKDEILKSKNVLTLINKVDTEQDEYDLEPFYKLGLNELLPISALGRRNFDLLYQKINFFLPEKIKTQEDPYCKIAIIGKPNSGKSSLLNTFLGYKRAVVSDVPGTTRDSVSDQFYFQNHKLEIIDTAGIRRKSKTGESLEFYSYKRTLHSLSEADVVVLLVDAMKGLGEFDKKIFGEIQELGKPMIVAVNKWDLVPEKESNSWKHYKDRMEGKLSILKERPLLSLSAKEKLRTHKLLEEVVSLFEKSQKKLTTRQLNDWLSKWGGKNKVQKASNRPPKVYYATQVSQIPFKILFFVNDTKLFPSNILSFYRKSIVKEFGLDGLAVEIELRNRNEGKEGRE, encoded by the coding sequence ATGAAGGGACTTCCCATCGTCACCATTGTTGGTAGACAAAATGTGGGAAAATCCACATTATTTAACGCTATTCTCCGAGCACAGAGTGCCATCACAGAAAACACTGCTGGTGTCACACGCGATGTATTGCAAAAAACTGTCGAACGTTCTGAATTTAAAATACCATTTACTTTGTCTGATACACCAGGGCTTGACATTGAAAACATCGATGAAATCTCAAAAGAAATCATTGAGATTGCCTTTGAACACTTACGTAATTCTGATCTTATCTTACATGTGATTGATCACAAAGACTTACGGAAGTATGATCACAAACTCATTGATCTTTTCAAAAAAGATGAAATTCTTAAAAGTAAAAATGTACTAACGCTTATCAACAAAGTGGATACAGAACAAGACGAATATGATCTGGAGCCATTTTACAAACTAGGGTTAAACGAACTTCTTCCCATCTCTGCCCTAGGCCGCAGAAATTTTGATCTTCTTTACCAAAAGATTAATTTTTTCCTACCAGAAAAAATCAAAACCCAAGAAGATCCGTATTGCAAAATTGCCATCATCGGAAAACCAAACTCTGGTAAGTCGTCACTACTCAATACTTTCCTTGGCTATAAACGTGCGGTTGTGAGTGATGTCCCTGGCACCACAAGGGATTCTGTCTCCGATCAATTTTACTTCCAAAACCATAAATTAGAAATCATCGATACTGCAGGGATTCGAAGGAAATCCAAAACAGGGGAAAGTTTGGAATTTTATTCCTACAAACGAACCTTACATAGTTTAAGCGAAGCGGATGTTGTGGTTCTCCTTGTCGATGCCATGAAAGGCCTTGGAGAATTTGACAAAAAGATCTTTGGGGAAATCCAAGAACTCGGAAAACCGATGATTGTCGCAGTGAACAAATGGGATTTGGTTCCAGAAAAAGAATCGAATTCCTGGAAACACTACAAAGACAGAATGGAAGGAAAACTATCCATTCTCAAAGAACGCCCGCTCCTCTCTCTTTCTGCCAAGGAGAAACTCCGCACCCACAAACTCTTAGAAGAAGTGGTTTCTCTCTTCGAAAAGTCCCAAAAAAAGCTCACGACACGCCAATTAAATGACTGGTTAAGCAAGTGGGGGGGAAAAAATAAGGTACAGAAGGCATCGAACCGACCTCCGAAGGTATATTATGCCACTCAGGTCTCGCAGATTCCTTTTAAAATATTGTTCTTCGTGAATGATACAAAACTCTTTCCCTCAAATATTTTGAGTTTCTACCGAAAGAGTATTGTGAAGGAATTTGGACTCGACGGCCTTGCGGTTGAGATCGAACTCCGGAACAGAAACGAAGGAAAGGAGGGCAGGGAATGA
- the plsY gene encoding glycerol-3-phosphate 1-O-acyltransferase PlsY, with amino-acid sequence MILAAVLFSYLFGGIPVGYILAKQVRGIDIREHGSRNIGATNVGRVIGWKYGFLALLLDALKGAIPVISASYIESPYSLTTTEILLGSIAILGHTFTPFLHFKGGKGVATALGVYMTLVPIVTLCALVIFVIVYKISGFVSLGSILATLSMPLWYFGYSKVLPSADYQPLIFFVLVATFFLIAYSHRENIKRLVSGKELRASQDAK; translated from the coding sequence ATGATTCTTGCCGCGGTCCTATTCAGCTACCTTTTCGGTGGCATTCCGGTCGGGTATATCCTTGCCAAACAAGTTCGTGGGATTGACATCCGTGAACACGGCAGTCGTAATATCGGTGCCACAAATGTCGGTCGAGTGATTGGATGGAAGTATGGCTTTTTGGCCTTACTTCTGGACGCTCTCAAAGGTGCGATCCCTGTGATCTCCGCCTCTTACATTGAATCCCCTTATTCCCTTACAACCACTGAAATCCTCCTTGGATCGATTGCCATTTTGGGACATACCTTCACACCATTTCTTCATTTCAAAGGAGGTAAGGGAGTTGCAACAGCCCTTGGGGTTTACATGACACTTGTTCCCATTGTTACACTTTGTGCGCTTGTGATATTTGTCATTGTTTATAAGATTTCTGGATTTGTTTCGTTAGGCTCTATTCTTGCTACTCTCTCCATGCCACTTTGGTACTTTGGATATTCGAAAGTATTACCGAGTGCCGATTACCAGCCCCTCATCTTTTTTGTGTTAGTTGCTACTTTTTTTCTCATTGCCTATTCTCACAGAGAGAATATCAAACGTCTCGTTTCCGGAAAAGAACTCAGAGCGTCCCAAGATGCAAAGTGA
- the glnA gene encoding type I glutamate--ammonia ligase yields MQFATPKFTSGKEVVEYAKKNGVLFYDFRFTDIKGMWHHVSYYVNSVNEDTFKGIPFDGSSIARWQPINASDMQLHPEISTAFLDPFTADKTLVMFCDVWDIYKNQYYEKCPRSIAKKALEFMNKSGIADTAYFGPENEFFVFDSLKVRDEINCQYYELDSNEGIWNTHSEIPGTNNTGKINFNSGHRPGTKGGYFPVAPIDSQVDLRAEFVKTLESIGMETFVVHHEVAQAQGEIGVKFGTLIEAADNVQKLKYIVKMVAHKHGKTATFMPKPLFGDNGNGMHVHISLWKGGKNLFAGDKYQGLSDFAFNFVGGVLKYARACAAFTNASTNSYKRLIPGFEAPSILAYSAQNRSASCRIPFVSGEKAKRVEFRFPDSTANPYLAFASLLMAGMAGVSEKIDPGPAREEDLFELSLDEIREKGIRQMPHTLREAMEEMLAQRAIFKQGDVFSENFLQTYQHYKFETEIWPWEGRPHPYEFLTTYSC; encoded by the coding sequence ATGCAGTTCGCAACCCCAAAATTTACTTCTGGAAAAGAAGTGGTTGAGTATGCCAAAAAAAATGGAGTCCTTTTCTATGACTTCCGATTTACGGATATCAAAGGAATGTGGCACCACGTTTCGTATTATGTGAATTCCGTAAATGAAGATACATTCAAAGGAATTCCTTTTGATGGATCTTCGATTGCTCGTTGGCAGCCAATCAATGCTTCCGATATGCAATTACATCCTGAAATTTCAACGGCATTTTTAGATCCGTTCACTGCAGACAAAACACTTGTTATGTTTTGTGATGTTTGGGACATCTATAAAAACCAATACTATGAAAAATGCCCAAGATCCATTGCGAAAAAAGCCCTCGAATTCATGAACAAATCTGGAATTGCAGACACTGCATACTTCGGACCTGAAAATGAATTTTTCGTATTCGACAGTCTTAAAGTTCGTGATGAAATCAACTGCCAATACTACGAGTTAGATTCTAACGAAGGAATTTGGAACACCCACTCTGAAATTCCAGGTACAAACAATACAGGAAAAATTAACTTCAACTCTGGTCACCGTCCAGGAACAAAAGGTGGTTACTTCCCTGTTGCTCCGATCGACTCTCAAGTGGACCTTCGCGCTGAGTTTGTAAAAACTCTTGAATCCATTGGAATGGAAACTTTTGTGGTTCACCATGAAGTTGCCCAAGCACAAGGGGAGATTGGTGTAAAATTTGGAACACTCATCGAAGCTGCTGACAATGTTCAAAAGCTAAAATACATCGTTAAGATGGTGGCTCATAAACACGGTAAAACTGCTACTTTCATGCCAAAACCACTTTTTGGTGATAACGGTAATGGTATGCACGTTCACATCTCTCTTTGGAAAGGTGGAAAAAATCTTTTTGCTGGAGACAAATACCAAGGATTGTCAGACTTCGCTTTCAACTTTGTTGGTGGAGTTCTAAAATATGCAAGAGCTTGTGCGGCTTTCACAAATGCATCTACAAACTCTTACAAACGACTCATTCCTGGATTTGAAGCTCCATCAATCTTAGCATATTCTGCTCAGAACCGTTCTGCTTCTTGCCGTATTCCTTTCGTGAGTGGCGAAAAAGCAAAACGTGTCGAGTTCCGATTCCCTGACTCAACAGCTAACCCATATTTGGCGTTTGCTTCCCTTCTTATGGCTGGTATGGCTGGTGTATCTGAAAAAATCGATCCAGGTCCTGCACGGGAAGAAGACCTTTTTGAGCTTTCTTTGGATGAAATCCGTGAAAAAGGAATCCGCCAAATGCCTCACACACTTCGTGAAGCAATGGAAGAGATGCTTGCTCAAAGAGCCATCTTCAAACAAGGAGATGTTTTCAGCGAAAACTTCCTACAAACATACCAACACTATAAGTTTGAAACAGAGATTTGGCCATGGGAAGGTCGCCCTCACCCATACGAATTCCTCACTACTTACTCTTGCTAA
- a CDS encoding Cys-rich protein has translation MKKTNRLFSILVLVLFAGSIQAADFPKCKEACDKFYSCTIQVNPNASEEQKATLRRGCEFNCNRPKYYNKIANCLNAGDTCKSFSSCIMKEMQANK, from the coding sequence ATGAAAAAAACAAACCGTTTGTTTTCAATTCTGGTTCTGGTGTTATTCGCTGGATCCATCCAAGCTGCTGATTTTCCGAAGTGTAAAGAAGCATGTGATAAGTTTTACAGTTGTACGATTCAAGTGAATCCGAACGCATCAGAAGAACAAAAAGCAACTCTCCGAAGAGGTTGTGAGTTCAATTGTAATCGACCAAAATACTACAACAAAATCGCAAATTGCCTCAATGCTGGCGATACTTGCAAATCATTCTCTTCCTGCATCATGAAAGAGATGCAAGCAAACAAATAA
- a CDS encoding chromosome segregation SMC family protein, translating into MHLKSLNIVGFKTFADETEINFDPGFTAVVGPNGSGKSNIVDSVKWVFGEKSAKGLRGEKMDDVIFHGTESRRAAGFSEVSILFDNDDRFFNIDYPSVKITRRLYPDGENEYYLNDIRTTRKDIEKTLLDTGIGKSSYSILEQGRVDQILNSKPEERRAIFEEAAGVSRFKLDRKEATKKLEDTNQNLLRIHDIMSSMQKDLEIKEKQSEKAEQYFKLKSDLDESDKNLRYLKLKDFKRRMKKSDEELQEIREKNKSILSLIQNETNLISEKETTKEAKEREIAEIDKKLFDHLSKSQIQKEKIAKNKTFIQEYELRIGEILSSLELENQATIKLEVEKKAIELENERQREIQTTLQDEITQLESKRVSLELSIKEEEKAIEEKENRIGENEKRHIILRERQKTVILELIQELENKKRESKEGEEIRNQNKWELVSLTNEFQNKLQFALQELEEAKLSEAKESLKEIRLDLYSEKLGEFLKKEDDFRNLLFDKDGILSKKESIDQEIEDLILENENLTRGIRDNQSNIILYRNQWEETRTQIVELEKKLLESNSRLENQQKEISVLEERIGEIQLRISGAKEQESVIREKKESLEREVEVLEKEIEEAYQEFLSMSRILESEKETLQSLVEEISGIKSNISKNQEVFQNLLPLLSEKERTSSALKVQIDSLVEELYNDYSLTDSELETERGGLELDQKAEERRLRSAKSEIQLLGSINPLAIEEYRNIKEIYEHNQKQKQDIESSKKDIEEVLKRINEESEKLFQLTFEKIKENFQETFSTLFNGGRATLELTEKEDSLNSGVEIMAEPPGKHVQNLRLLSGGEKSLTAIALLFAIYMVKPSPFCFLDEIDAALDEANKLRFCQILDRFKDKTQFIVVSHAQSTISRANAIFGVTNEEPGISKILSLRLDEAKSFSKQISQKTGTEN; encoded by the coding sequence ATGCATTTAAAAAGCCTAAACATTGTTGGATTCAAAACATTTGCAGATGAGACCGAGATCAATTTTGATCCAGGGTTTACCGCAGTCGTCGGACCTAATGGTTCGGGAAAATCAAATATTGTCGATTCCGTTAAGTGGGTTTTTGGAGAAAAAAGTGCCAAGGGTTTACGCGGCGAAAAAATGGACGATGTCATTTTCCACGGAACAGAGAGTAGGCGAGCTGCTGGATTTTCAGAAGTCTCCATCCTCTTTGACAATGATGACCGTTTTTTTAATATCGATTACCCATCTGTTAAAATCACTCGTAGGCTCTATCCTGATGGGGAAAACGAATACTACTTAAATGACATCCGCACCACAAGGAAAGACATCGAAAAAACCTTACTCGATACTGGAATTGGAAAATCAAGTTATAGCATTTTAGAACAAGGTCGAGTCGACCAAATCCTCAATTCCAAACCGGAAGAAAGACGTGCCATTTTTGAAGAGGCAGCTGGAGTTAGTCGTTTTAAATTAGATCGAAAAGAAGCCACAAAAAAATTAGAAGACACAAACCAAAACCTTCTGCGCATCCATGACATCATGAGTTCGATGCAAAAGGATTTAGAAATCAAAGAAAAACAATCCGAAAAAGCAGAACAATACTTCAAACTCAAATCCGATCTAGATGAATCTGATAAAAACTTACGTTATCTCAAACTCAAAGACTTCAAACGTAGGATGAAAAAATCGGATGAAGAACTACAAGAAATCCGAGAAAAAAATAAATCGATTTTATCCCTCATCCAAAACGAAACCAATTTGATTTCCGAAAAGGAAACCACGAAGGAAGCAAAAGAAAGAGAGATTGCTGAAATTGATAAAAAATTATTCGATCATCTTTCCAAAAGCCAAATCCAAAAAGAAAAAATCGCAAAGAATAAAACCTTCATTCAAGAATATGAATTACGCATTGGAGAAATCCTTTCCTCTTTGGAATTGGAGAACCAAGCCACTATCAAATTGGAAGTGGAAAAGAAGGCGATTGAGTTAGAAAACGAACGCCAACGAGAAATTCAGACGACTCTCCAAGACGAAATCACACAGTTAGAATCCAAACGAGTTTCCTTAGAACTTTCGATCAAAGAAGAAGAAAAAGCGATTGAAGAAAAAGAAAACCGCATTGGAGAGAATGAAAAACGTCATATCATTCTGCGTGAAAGACAAAAGACGGTGATTCTCGAACTCATCCAAGAGTTAGAAAACAAAAAAAGAGAATCCAAGGAAGGAGAAGAGATCCGAAACCAAAACAAATGGGAATTGGTCTCTCTTACAAACGAATTTCAAAACAAATTGCAATTCGCACTCCAAGAGTTAGAAGAGGCAAAACTTTCGGAAGCAAAAGAGTCTTTAAAAGAAATTCGATTGGATTTATATTCCGAAAAACTCGGTGAGTTCTTAAAAAAAGAAGATGATTTTAGAAATTTGCTCTTTGATAAAGATGGAATTTTATCCAAAAAAGAATCCATCGACCAAGAGATTGAAGACTTAATTTTAGAAAACGAAAACCTAACTCGCGGGATTCGGGACAACCAAAGTAATATCATTCTGTATCGAAACCAATGGGAAGAAACTAGAACGCAAATTGTAGAGTTAGAGAAAAAACTATTGGAATCAAATTCTCGTTTGGAAAACCAACAAAAAGAAATCTCTGTCCTGGAAGAACGGATTGGAGAAATTCAATTGCGTATCTCTGGTGCGAAAGAACAAGAGTCGGTAATCCGTGAGAAAAAGGAAAGTCTGGAACGCGAAGTTGAGGTATTAGAAAAAGAAATCGAAGAAGCTTACCAAGAATTTCTTTCCATGAGCCGAATTTTGGAATCAGAAAAAGAAACCTTACAATCTTTAGTGGAAGAAATTTCTGGTATCAAATCGAATATTTCCAAAAACCAAGAAGTATTCCAAAACCTTCTTCCATTACTTTCGGAAAAAGAACGAACCAGTTCAGCTCTCAAAGTACAAATCGATTCTCTTGTGGAAGAATTATACAACGATTATTCTCTTACAGATTCTGAGCTGGAAACGGAAAGAGGGGGATTGGAACTCGACCAAAAGGCAGAAGAAAGAAGACTTCGTTCTGCCAAATCGGAAATCCAACTTCTTGGTTCCATCAATCCACTTGCAATCGAAGAGTATCGTAATATCAAAGAAATTTACGAACACAATCAAAAACAAAAACAAGACATTGAAAGTTCCAAAAAGGACATTGAAGAAGTGTTAAAACGAATCAATGAAGAATCAGAAAAACTCTTTCAGTTGACGTTTGAAAAAATCAAAGAGAACTTCCAAGAAACTTTCTCAACTTTATTCAATGGCGGACGGGCCACGTTAGAACTCACAGAAAAAGAAGACTCTTTAAATTCTGGGGTAGAGATTATGGCGGAACCTCCAGGCAAACATGTTCAAAACTTACGTTTGTTATCGGGTGGGGAAAAGTCTCTTACCGCGATTGCACTTCTATTTGCTATTTACATGGTGAAACCAAGTCCGTTCTGCTTTTTGGATGAGATTGATGCAGCTCTCGATGAGGCAAACAAACTTCGTTTTTGTCAAATCCTTGACCGGTTTAAAGACAAAACCCAGTTCATTGTGGTCTCTCATGCTCAGTCTACCATCTCACGTGCCAACGCGATCTTTGGAGTGACCAATGAAGAACCAGGAATTTCTAAGATCCTTTCCTTACGATTGGATGAAGCAAAATCCTTCTCAAAACAAATCTCTCAAAAGACTGGGACAGAGAATTAG